A single genomic interval of Peromyscus leucopus breed LL Stock chromosome 7, UCI_PerLeu_2.1, whole genome shotgun sequence harbors:
- the Gnai2 gene encoding guanine nucleotide-binding protein G(i) subunit alpha-2 — translation MGCTVSAEDKAAAERSKMIDKNLREDGEKAAREVKLLLLGAGESGKSTIVKQMKIIHEDGYSEEECRQYRAVVYSNTIQSIMAIVKAMGNLQIDFADPQRADDARQLFALSCAAEEQGMLPEDLSGVIRRLWADHGVQACFGRSREYQLNDSAAYYLNDLERIAQSDYIPTQQDVLRTRVKTTGIVETHFTFKDLHFKMFDVGGQRSERKKWIHCFEGVTAIIFCVALSAYDLVLAEDEEMNRMHESMKLFDSICNNKWFTDTSIILFLNKKDLFEEKITQSPLTICFPEYTGANKYDEAASYIQSKFEDLNKRKDTKEIYTHFTCATDTKNVQFVFDAVTDVIIKNNLKDCGLF, via the exons ATGGGCTGCACCGTGAGCGCCGAGGACAAGGCGGCCGCCGAGCGCTCTAAGATGATTGACAAGAACCTGAGGGAGGACGGCGAGAAGGCGGCGCGGGAGGTGAAGTTGCTGCTGTTAG GTGCTGGGGAATCAGGGAAGAGTACCATCGTCAAGCAGATGAA GATCATCCATGAGGATGGCTATTCAGAGGAAGAGTGCCGGCAGTATCGTGCGGTTGTCTACAGCAACACcattcagtccatcatggccatCGTCAAGGCCATGGGCAACCTGCAGATCGACTTTGCCGATCCCCAGCGTGCG GACGATGCCAGGCAGCTGTTTGCGCTGTCCTGTGCCGCTGAGGAACAAGGTATGCTTCCTGAAGATCTGTCCGGCGTCATTCGGAGGCTCTGGGCTGATCATGGTGTGCAGGCCTGCTTTGGTCGCTCACGGGAATACCAGCTCAATGACTCGGCCGCTTA TTACCTGAATGACCTGGAGCGCATTGCGCAGAGTGACTACATCCCTACACAGCAGGATGTGCTGCGGACCCGCGTGAAAACCACGGGCATTGTGGAAACACACTTCACCTTCAAGGACTTACACTTCAA GATGTTTGATGTGGGGGGCCAGCGATCGGAGCGGAAGAAGTGGATCCACTGCTTTGAGGGGGTCACGGCCATCATCTTCTGTGTTGCCTTGAGCGCCTATGACCTGGTGCTGGCCGAGGATGAGGAGATG AACCGCATGCATGAGAGCATGAAGCTGTTCGACTCCATCTGCAACAACAAGTGGTTCACAGACACCTCCATCATCCTCTTCCTCAACAAGAAGGACCTGTTCGAGGAGAAGATCACCCAGAGCCCTCTGACCATCTGCTTCCCCGAGTACACAG GGGCCAACAAGTATGATGAGGCAGCCAGCTATATCCAGAGCAAGTTCGAGGACCTGAATAAACGCAAAGACACCAAGGAGATCTACACGCACTTCACGTGCGCCACGGACACCAAGAACGTGCAGTTTGTGTTCGATGCCGTCACTGATGTCATCATTAAGAACAACCTGAAGGACTGTGGCCTCTTCTGA